From Bacillota bacterium, a single genomic window includes:
- a CDS encoding nucleoside kinase — MQGIEGEKGEEKKRVPKGATLIDIARDHGAPGPSPIVAARVNNELRELTYSLDEDASIEFLDLQTEDGMRIYQRSLVSLLVMAAREILAGCRVSVEHSLGGGLYGEIYWERPITERDIENIEARMREIVGRDVPFAKNTISKEEAIALFEKDGQHDKVRLLEYRKSPTINIYTCDWFSDYSYGYMVPSTGYLKLFRLRFYLPGFILEFPSRSDPTRIPEYAEQGKLASVFFEAERWGQVLNVSDVASLNDIVSQGNIGDIIRVAEAFHEKKIAKIADLITENRDRLRLVLIAGPSSSGKTTFAQRLAVQLRVNGLRPVSISLDDYFVDREHTPRDGAGGYDFEALEAIDLKLFNEHLTRLIQGEEVELPTFNFLKGKREFTGRRLRIRPDQPVIIEGIHGLNDRLTLSIPKSRKFKIYVSALTQLNIDNHNRIPTTDVRLLRRIVRDSQFRSHSALETIRLWPNVRRGEERNIFPFQEEADIMFNSALAYELAVLKKYAEPLLEAIDRSVPEYSEAKRLLKFLDYFLEVDPGDVPANSLLREFIGGSCFA, encoded by the coding sequence ATCCAGGGCATAGAGGGGGAGAAGGGTGAAGAGAAGAAGAGGGTCCCGAAAGGGGCAACGCTCATAGACATCGCCAGGGACCACGGGGCCCCGGGGCCATCGCCCATCGTGGCCGCCAGGGTCAATAATGAACTTCGCGAGTTGACATATTCGCTTGACGAGGATGCATCCATCGAGTTCCTCGACCTCCAGACGGAGGATGGCATGAGGATATACCAGCGCAGCCTCGTGTCCCTCCTGGTTATGGCCGCCAGGGAGATCCTTGCAGGCTGCAGGGTGAGTGTGGAGCACTCGCTCGGAGGCGGCCTCTATGGCGAAATATACTGGGAGAGACCGATTACCGAGAGGGATATCGAAAATATCGAGGCCAGGATGAGAGAGATAGTCGGAAGGGATGTGCCCTTTGCTAAGAACACCATCTCGAAGGAGGAGGCTATTGCCCTCTTCGAGAAGGACGGCCAGCACGACAAGGTGAGGCTTCTCGAGTATCGCAAATCCCCGACGATCAATATATACACCTGCGATTGGTTTAGCGACTATTCTTACGGGTACATGGTGCCGAGCACGGGCTATCTGAAGCTCTTTCGCCTCAGGTTCTACCTGCCGGGATTCATCCTCGAGTTTCCATCGAGAAGCGACCCCACCAGAATACCGGAGTATGCGGAACAGGGGAAGCTTGCAAGCGTCTTCTTCGAGGCTGAGAGGTGGGGCCAGGTCCTCAATGTCTCGGATGTTGCCTCCCTGAATGATATCGTGTCACAGGGCAATATCGGGGATATCATCAGGGTGGCCGAGGCGTTTCACGAGAAGAAGATAGCGAAGATAGCGGACCTGATTACAGAAAACAGGGACAGGCTGAGGCTTGTTCTCATAGCCGGGCCTTCATCCTCGGGAAAGACCACATTTGCCCAGCGGCTGGCCGTCCAGTTGAGGGTGAACGGCCTCAGACCTGTGTCGATCTCATTGGACGATTATTTCGTGGACAGGGAGCACACCCCCCGGGATGGTGCCGGGGGTTACGATTTCGAAGCCCTCGAAGCCATAGATCTCAAGCTTTTCAACGAGCATCTGACCAGGCTTATCCAGGGCGAGGAGGTGGAGCTCCCAACATTCAATTTCCTTAAAGGAAAGAGGGAATTTACAGGGCGGAGGCTCAGGATAAGGCCAGACCAGCCGGTCATCATCGAGGGCATTCACGGCCTGAACGACCGCCTCACCCTCTCCATACCCAAGAGCCGTAAGTTCAAGATATATGTGAGTGCCCTCACGCAATTGAATATAGACAATCATAATAGGATTCCAACCACGGACGTCCGTCTCTTGAGGCGTATAGTCAGGGATAGCCAGTTCAGGTCGCATAGCGCCCTTGAAACGATCCGGCTCTGGCCAAACGTCCGCAGGGGGGAGGAGAGGAACATCTTCCCGTTCCAGGAGGAGGCCGACATCATGTTTAACTCGGCGCTTGCCTATGAGCTTGCGGTCTTGAAGAAATACGCGGAGCCGCTCCTCGAGGCGATCGACAGGTCGGTGCCGGAGTATTCCGAGGCCAAGCGGCTCCTCAAGTTCCTGGACTACTTCCTCGAGGTGGACCCCGGGGACGTGCCTGCGAACTCGCTCCTGAGAGAGTTCATCGGTGGTAGCTGTTTTGCATAG
- a CDS encoding tetraprenyl-beta-curcumene synthase family protein, whose protein sequence is MKQSHADVTLNLNSISNRLKGPITGLISFFTSLATFFRVVTGVFPVVSAELSRWELKLETCPDLELRAQALASIRLKRFHAQGGSIYALLHPVPPGMRRQVINLIVAFQTISDYLDNLCDCVGCLDEQAFRSLHMAMIDALNPGSGHGWGHGPHHGPDAALGACTYYETFPHRDDGGYLEALVSECWKNARDLPAFDTIRAEASRLTGLYCDLQVYKHLDPAIRETRLIRWFQAYESQFPGIYWWEFAAAAGSTLCVFALFSSAARGREHGRLSEREVQAIVKAYFPWICGLHILLDYIIDQKEDEGNGALNFVRCYPSDEIRDTRLKFFVAQSLAKASFLHNPGFHRTVVKGLLALYLSDPKVEAQGMRCLADELLAIAGLDAKVARWLCTQLRRIRII, encoded by the coding sequence ATGAAACAGAGCCATGCGGACGTAACCTTGAATTTGAACTCGATTTCGAACCGTTTGAAAGGGCCTATAACTGGCCTGATCTCATTCTTCACAAGCCTGGCTACATTCTTCAGGGTCGTGACCGGGGTTTTCCCCGTCGTGTCCGCGGAATTATCAAGGTGGGAGCTCAAACTCGAAACGTGCCCGGACCTGGAGCTGAGAGCTCAGGCGCTCGCCAGCATCCGCCTCAAGCGTTTCCACGCCCAGGGTGGGAGCATATATGCCCTTCTCCACCCGGTGCCCCCGGGTATGCGGCGACAGGTTATAAACCTGATAGTGGCATTTCAAACGATAAGCGATTACCTGGACAATCTCTGCGATTGCGTGGGGTGCCTTGATGAACAGGCATTCAGGTCCCTCCATATGGCCATGATCGACGCACTCAACCCTGGTTCTGGCCATGGCTGGGGGCATGGCCCGCACCATGGCCCTGATGCCGCCCTGGGTGCATGCACATACTATGAAACTTTTCCGCACCGAGACGATGGGGGCTACCTTGAAGCCCTGGTGAGCGAGTGCTGGAAAAACGCGAGGGATTTGCCGGCCTTTGATACAATCCGGGCCGAGGCGAGCCGCCTCACAGGCCTTTATTGCGACCTCCAGGTCTATAAGCATCTTGACCCGGCAATCAGGGAGACCCGGCTCATAAGATGGTTCCAGGCCTACGAGTCCCAGTTCCCGGGGATTTACTGGTGGGAATTCGCGGCCGCTGCCGGCTCTACCCTGTGCGTTTTCGCCCTCTTCAGTTCCGCAGCCCGGGGACGGGAGCACGGCCGCCTCTCGGAGAGAGAGGTCCAGGCTATAGTCAAGGCATACTTCCCCTGGATTTGCGGCCTTCACATACTATTGGACTACATCATCGATCAGAAGGAGGACGAGGGCAACGGCGCCCTAAACTTCGTCAGATGTTACCCCAGCGATGAAATCAGGGATACGCGGCTCAAATTCTTTGTGGCCCAATCCCTCGCGAAGGCATCCTTCCTCCACAACCCCGGATTCCACAGGACCGTGGTTAAAGGCCTTTTGGCCCTCTACCTGTCAGATCCCAAAGTTGAGGCGCAGGGCATGCGCTGCCTCGCTGACGAGCTCCTTGCGATAGCCGGCCTGGACGCAAAGGTCGCCCGCTGGCTCTGCACCCAGCTTCGACGCATAAGAATAATCTAA
- a CDS encoding ABC transporter ATP-binding protein: MASVHLVICDLTCSYGSSIALDGITFQVERGDLVGLIGPNGSGKSTLLKAISRVLRPRLGEILLDGKNLSLFKQVDVARRMAAVAQENPVDFDFTVEDMVLMGRYPHLSRFERERAGDFEKVRQAMEMTGTSSLAHRPVTELSGGELQRVMIARAIAQEPEVLLLDEPTSHLDIGHQIEILDMVKGLNKGKGLTVIAALHDLNLAALYFDRLILIKEGKIFALGSPAEVITRDNIRATYGSEVFITRHILSGRPQVVLLSGPGAEPGAGPVDPAGRGTTRVHVIGGGGMGAALLEGLVNMGFRVTAGVLNIGDSDWEAARALGVDVVEAPPFSYIGEEEHQRNLEVVRESDVIVLANIPFGNGNLRNLDVAIQAADAGKVVVVINASWAGRRDYTGGEGTRKLEQLLERPVIVAPDDREALEILAQRPHRPPLPAGMH, translated from the coding sequence TCTTACCTGCTCATATGGCTCCAGCATAGCCCTCGATGGCATAACGTTTCAGGTGGAGCGCGGTGATCTTGTCGGCCTGATCGGTCCAAATGGCTCGGGCAAGTCAACCCTCCTGAAGGCAATCAGCCGGGTTCTCCGCCCGCGTCTCGGTGAGATACTCCTGGACGGGAAGAACCTGTCCCTGTTTAAGCAGGTGGACGTGGCCCGGCGCATGGCTGCCGTCGCCCAGGAAAACCCCGTCGATTTCGACTTCACCGTGGAGGATATGGTGTTGATGGGTCGGTACCCACACCTCTCGCGGTTCGAGCGTGAGAGGGCCGGGGACTTCGAAAAGGTCAGGCAGGCCATGGAGATGACGGGGACCTCGAGTCTGGCCCACCGCCCGGTCACGGAGCTCTCCGGCGGGGAGCTGCAGCGAGTGATGATCGCGAGGGCCATCGCCCAGGAACCGGAGGTGCTCCTCCTGGATGAGCCAACCTCCCACCTGGACATCGGGCATCAGATAGAAATTCTTGATATGGTGAAGGGGCTCAATAAAGGGAAGGGGCTTACCGTGATAGCGGCCCTCCACGACCTGAATCTCGCCGCGCTTTATTTTGACAGGCTTATTCTTATTAAGGAAGGTAAGATATTCGCCCTCGGGTCTCCTGCCGAGGTGATCACCAGGGATAATATACGGGCTACTTACGGGAGTGAGGTCTTCATCACCCGCCACATCCTCTCCGGGCGGCCCCAGGTTGTGCTGCTCTCAGGCCCGGGCGCGGAACCTGGCGCGGGCCCGGTGGACCCTGCGGGGCGGGGAACGACCCGCGTTCATGTGATCGGAGGGGGAGGAATGGGCGCAGCTCTCCTCGAGGGGCTGGTGAATATGGGCTTCCGGGTGACGGCGGGCGTGTTGAATATAGGCGACAGTGACTGGGAGGCGGCGAGAGCCCTGGGTGTTGATGTCGTCGAGGCCCCTCCGTTTTCCTATATCGGCGAGGAGGAGCACCAGCGGAATCTCGAAGTCGTGCGGGAGTCAGACGTGATTGTGCTGGCGAATATCCCATTTGGCAACGGCAACCTCAGGAACCTGGATGTGGCCATACAAGCCGCGGATGCCGGCAAGGTCGTGGTCGTCATAAACGCCAGCTGGGCAGGGCGGCGCGATTACACCGGCGGAGAGGGCACCAGGAAGCTCGAACAACTGCTCGAGAGGCCCGTTATCGTTGCCCCGGACGACCGGGAGGCCCTGGAGATCCTGGCGCAGCGCCCGCATCGACCTCCTCTGCCAGCTGGGATGCATTGA
- a CDS encoding L,D-transpeptidase family protein, translating to MKRTKAPARLFTRPPASILAILAALVVAGLVLSLAPPAARRVAAKGSATFKACPLQCEIDRELYLEDPPLRGHDVIELQLRLRQLGLYKGKVDGVFGRSTAQSVRRFQLRAGLRPDGVVRSETWDKLGEGIRAPVIQAATPRPPGKVKLVVNVDELTLTVYSGEKVYKTYPIAIGEWTTPTQLGEFTIIDKGYNPGGPFGTRWLGLNVPWGSYGIHGTNRPWSIGTAASQGCIRMFNEHVEEVFDLVSIGTKVIITGQYLEEDLVTGVERELRPGDTGKDIRYVQYRLRQAGFDPGPIDGWFGPGMQNAVRRLQDFYCLPETGVVGVNELYVLGLR from the coding sequence GTGAAGCGCACGAAAGCCCCCGCCAGATTATTTACCAGACCACCTGCATCCATTCTGGCGATACTGGCTGCTCTGGTCGTGGCTGGTCTAGTCTTGAGTCTTGCGCCCCCTGCTGCGCGGCGTGTTGCAGCTAAGGGCTCTGCAACGTTCAAGGCCTGCCCCCTGCAGTGTGAGATCGACAGGGAGCTCTACCTCGAGGACCCGCCACTGAGGGGCCACGATGTGATTGAACTCCAGCTGCGCCTCAGACAGCTCGGCCTCTACAAGGGGAAGGTCGATGGGGTTTTCGGCAGGTCCACGGCCCAATCCGTCAGGAGGTTTCAGTTACGGGCTGGCCTCAGGCCGGACGGGGTCGTGCGGAGCGAGACATGGGATAAACTGGGGGAAGGCATCCGCGCCCCGGTGATTCAGGCCGCCACCCCCCGCCCGCCGGGCAAGGTCAAGCTCGTCGTGAACGTTGATGAACTTACCCTGACGGTTTATTCGGGTGAAAAGGTATACAAGACCTACCCCATCGCGATCGGAGAGTGGACAACGCCCACCCAGCTTGGCGAGTTTACGATAATAGACAAGGGCTACAATCCGGGCGGGCCGTTCGGCACGAGATGGCTCGGCCTCAACGTGCCCTGGGGGAGCTACGGTATCCACGGGACGAATCGACCCTGGAGCATCGGAACGGCCGCAAGCCAGGGGTGCATCAGAATGTTCAACGAGCACGTGGAGGAGGTATTCGACCTGGTATCAATAGGCACAAAAGTCATCATAACAGGGCAGTATCTCGAGGAGGACCTGGTCACCGGGGTTGAACGCGAGTTGAGGCCGGGCGATACAGGCAAGGACATCAGGTATGTGCAATACCGCCTGCGCCAGGCGGGTTTCGATCCCGGTCCCATTGACGGGTGGTTTGGCCCGGGAATGCAGAATGCAGTCAGGCGATTACAGGATTTTTATTGTTTGCCCGAAACCGGCGTGGTTGGCGTAAATGAGCTCTATGTCCTGGGCCTGCGCTGA
- a CDS encoding polyprenyl synthetase family protein — MGIQVAERLKTPQAGNLTMPEIVADMEKVEERLRELASAQSRFIGDLCRYLIAGGGKRIRPLLVILSARFFPHDPEGAIEVAATTELIHMASLIHDDIIDGARTRRGRETVNALWGNHVSVLAGDFLFARALTTLGRLDHDGRLGLVRLMSEAIAVMCEGEIEQTCQTFNCDLTEADYMDQIRKKTAHLMGVSCYAGAIIGRAPERQARAMMRYGLELGCAFQITDDLLDFTGEEGATGKPAGLDLLSGVLTLPVLYMLRDVRFSPEVKRILAGRQPSRDDIKTVCEWARASGALDYAYQRAGHHVEEAKACLAEMPDGFSKTYLEAVADQVLIRDR, encoded by the coding sequence GTGGGCATCCAGGTGGCTGAGAGACTCAAGACCCCGCAGGCCGGGAACCTTACCATGCCGGAGATCGTCGCCGATATGGAGAAGGTTGAGGAACGGCTCCGGGAGTTAGCATCGGCGCAATCTCGTTTCATCGGCGACTTGTGTAGGTATCTTATTGCCGGGGGCGGCAAACGGATCAGGCCTTTGCTTGTAATCCTGTCTGCCCGTTTCTTCCCGCATGACCCCGAGGGGGCTATAGAGGTGGCCGCCACCACCGAGTTAATCCACATGGCCTCCCTCATCCACGACGATATTATAGACGGGGCGCGTACCAGGAGGGGCAGGGAAACAGTAAACGCCCTGTGGGGGAATCACGTGTCGGTCCTGGCTGGTGATTTTCTGTTTGCCCGCGCATTGACTACCCTGGGCCGGCTGGACCATGACGGGCGGCTCGGCCTTGTAAGGCTCATGTCTGAGGCGATTGCGGTTATGTGCGAGGGCGAGATCGAGCAGACGTGCCAGACATTCAACTGCGACCTCACCGAGGCAGATTATATGGACCAGATCCGCAAGAAGACGGCTCACCTCATGGGGGTTTCTTGTTACGCCGGCGCCATCATCGGGCGGGCCCCCGAGAGACAGGCAAGGGCGATGATGAGATACGGGCTTGAGCTGGGCTGTGCGTTCCAGATAACCGATGATCTGCTTGACTTCACTGGCGAGGAGGGGGCTACGGGCAAGCCAGCCGGGCTCGATCTTCTATCTGGTGTTTTGACTCTCCCCGTTCTCTATATGCTGCGGGATGTGAGGTTTTCGCCGGAGGTAAAGAGGATCCTGGCGGGGCGCCAGCCCTCCCGCGATGATATTAAAACCGTATGTGAGTGGGCGCGCGCGAGCGGCGCGCTTGATTACGCCTACCAGAGGGCCGGGCATCATGTAGAGGAGGCCAAGGCCTGCCTGGCCGAGATGCCTGACGGGTTCTCAAAGACCTATCTGGAGGCTGTCGCGGACCAGGTCTTGATCCGCGACAGGTAG
- a CDS encoding extracellular solute-binding protein, producing MRITRIMRIIKWVVITLLTLGACAAVGIPLAHPEVLPPHRYHPRAVYYRLRGITVHPLVPVDPDKKQDLEVWETDWPVEATGKVPYREFLKRLIAEFRGRYPNVSIECTFLPFGDSDERLRSALDMASPPDIYIGPFNPLVATSGLGVPLTVFLPEEQRATLEPAALDLVTCRGNIWAWPRWIELWGWAGNASLLRRVGVDPEAIISDGWTWEEFLEIGRKLVQGNVSAGPGQKVYGLALDTTRTDAFEHLLLNDGVPPLGWTRTQLAETAVFLENLRREGITPPEPGEASRELLKLFWEGRAAVIGPAGPALTRHLWERQARMRLRQASSGAVTGVGAANPIDSSLARVEPVLLPIPSRTQELRATPAATVALHIFRRPGRGAAADERARVAVELARHLASGRGAWLAARLKAVPASRADQAWWADDFQFGPLGGLFIREGLKHARSVTPDLPGDVEKLDTLRKHVLGPALAQFWHGRINASQLAEEVDAGAAPGSPGPPGRPGQR from the coding sequence ATGAGAATTACAAGAATAATGAGGATCATAAAATGGGTTGTGATAACCCTTTTGACGCTAGGGGCCTGCGCGGCCGTCGGGATCCCGCTCGCCCACCCCGAGGTCCTGCCACCGCACCGCTACCACCCCCGCGCCGTCTACTACAGGCTCCGGGGCATTACAGTACATCCCCTTGTGCCGGTAGATCCTGACAAGAAGCAGGATCTCGAGGTATGGGAGACCGATTGGCCCGTGGAGGCCACCGGCAAGGTCCCGTACCGGGAGTTCTTGAAGAGATTGATCGCCGAGTTCAGGGGGCGCTACCCCAATGTCTCAATCGAATGCACCTTCCTACCATTCGGCGACTCAGATGAGAGGCTCAGGTCCGCCCTGGACATGGCGAGCCCTCCCGATATATATATTGGACCTTTCAATCCCCTCGTCGCGACAAGCGGCCTCGGCGTGCCGCTGACGGTCTTCCTCCCGGAGGAGCAACGGGCAACCCTCGAGCCTGCGGCCCTGGACCTTGTAACCTGCCGGGGAAACATTTGGGCCTGGCCAAGGTGGATTGAGCTATGGGGATGGGCGGGCAATGCATCGCTCCTTCGAAGGGTGGGCGTTGACCCCGAGGCCATAATCTCAGACGGCTGGACCTGGGAGGAATTCCTCGAGATAGGGCGGAAGCTGGTCCAGGGAAACGTCTCTGCGGGCCCCGGGCAGAAGGTCTATGGCCTCGCGCTGGACACGACACGCACCGATGCGTTTGAACACCTCTTGTTAAATGACGGCGTCCCTCCGCTGGGATGGACCAGGACCCAGCTAGCGGAGACAGCTGTCTTCCTTGAAAACCTCCGCAGGGAGGGGATAACGCCGCCGGAGCCTGGCGAGGCCTCCAGGGAGCTGTTGAAGCTGTTCTGGGAGGGGCGCGCGGCAGTGATAGGGCCTGCCGGCCCTGCGCTTACGCGTCACCTGTGGGAGAGGCAGGCGCGCATGAGGCTGCGCCAGGCCAGCTCAGGTGCGGTCACGGGCGTGGGCGCGGCGAATCCCATAGACTCGAGTCTTGCGCGGGTTGAGCCCGTCCTCCTTCCCATTCCGTCAAGGACTCAGGAGCTCAGGGCAACGCCCGCCGCGACGGTGGCTCTCCATATCTTCCGGCGCCCCGGGCGCGGTGCGGCGGCCGACGAGAGGGCCCGCGTCGCTGTGGAGCTAGCCCGGCACCTGGCCTCAGGACGCGGGGCCTGGCTGGCGGCGAGATTGAAGGCCGTCCCGGCCTCCAGGGCGGACCAGGCCTGGTGGGCTGATGATTTCCAGTTCGGCCCCCTCGGCGGCCTCTTCATTCGAGAGGGTTTGAAGCACGCCCGGTCAGTAACGCCTGACCTGCCAGGTGATGTCGAGAAGCTCGACACGCTAAGGAAGCATGTGCTCGGGCCAGCCCTCGCGCAATTCTGGCACGGCAGGATCAATGCATCCCAGCTGGCAGAGGAGGTCGATGCGGGCGCTGCGCCAGGATCTCCAGGGCCTCCCGGTCGTCCGGGGCAACGATAA
- a CDS encoding serine hydrolase, giving the protein MNTGDNSWPGSTDHGGRESLSSSPDYEPLREQLTDYIAATGATYGIYFKDLKSGTTMEINASEPITAASTVKIPVVLYLNELIAQGKLDWDDRVTYYKESDYQDGAGILQFTARDGDRYSLRVLANLAITISDNVANRMLMRYLGKENIKLYMEGIGGKTVFPDGANITTAADMGAYMQAVLDFNERHPELGARLLDDMSHPIYHVGLPGKLPENLTVAHKEGDVWGVANDAGIVFAPRPYILVVLSRGIYDLDQGFGNIAQISRMVYDYQMNISN; this is encoded by the coding sequence ATGAACACCGGAGACAATTCCTGGCCCGGATCCACGGATCATGGCGGGCGCGAGAGCCTATCCAGCTCGCCTGACTATGAGCCGCTGAGGGAACAGCTCACTGACTACATCGCAGCGACTGGGGCGACCTACGGGATCTATTTCAAGGACCTTAAATCCGGCACGACTATGGAGATCAATGCCAGCGAGCCCATAACGGCGGCAAGCACAGTTAAGATCCCTGTTGTATTGTACCTGAACGAGCTTATAGCCCAGGGCAAGCTGGACTGGGATGACAGGGTCACGTATTACAAGGAGAGCGACTACCAGGATGGGGCCGGCATACTGCAATTTACGGCGCGTGACGGCGACCGATACTCCCTGAGGGTGCTCGCAAACCTGGCGATCACCATAAGCGATAACGTCGCCAACAGGATGCTCATGCGGTATTTGGGGAAGGAGAATATAAAGCTGTATATGGAGGGGATCGGCGGGAAGACGGTATTCCCGGACGGGGCGAATATTACCACGGCTGCCGATATGGGCGCCTACATGCAGGCTGTCCTCGACTTCAACGAGCGGCACCCGGAGCTTGGGGCGCGCCTCCTGGATGACATGTCACACCCCATATATCATGTGGGTCTTCCGGGAAAGCTGCCGGAGAATTTGACAGTCGCCCATAAGGAGGGCGATGTGTGGGGTGTAGCCAACGACGCTGGCATAGTATTCGCACCACGGCCTTACATCCTCGTTGTGCTTTCAAGGGGGATTTACGATCTGGACCAGGGTTTCGGGAACATAGCCCAGATATCACGGATGGTATATGATTACCAGATGAACATTTCGAACTAA